The Setaria italica strain Yugu1 chromosome IX, Setaria_italica_v2.0, whole genome shotgun sequence genome has a window encoding:
- the LOC101785376 gene encoding uncharacterized protein LOC101785376, whose product MLFDASRLPLQRFPPRRLRLVPGSPMASTLAILRPSAPAPLAGPRGRVAAPATARVALSSRSRYSSARVSLGSEVAVGADALFADYKPTTAFLFPGQGAQTVGMGAEAQSVPAAAKLFNHANDILGYDLLDLCTNGPKEKLDSTVISQPAIYVTSLAAVEVLRARDGGKDVINSVDVTCGLSLGEYTALAFAGAFSFEDGLKLVKLRGEAMQDASDAANSAMVSVIGLDSEKVQQLCDAANEEVDEKERVQIANFLCPGNYAVSGGVKGIEMVEAKAKSFKARMTVRLAVAGAFHTSFMQPAVSRLESALAATEIRTPRIPVISNVDAQPHSDPDTIKQILARQVTSPVQWETTVKTLMGKGLEKSYELGPGKVIAGILKRINKGASIENIGA is encoded by the exons ATGCTCTTCGACGCCTCACGCCTGCCGCTCCAGCGCTtcccgcctcgccgcctccgcctcgttcCGGGCTCCCCGATGGCCTCCACGCTCGCCATCCTCAGGccctccgcgccggccccgcTCGCTGGGCCCCGGGGCCGGGTTGCCGCGCCGGCGACCGCGAGGGTGGCGCTGTCGTCCAGATCTAGGTACTCATCGGCCAGGGTGTCGCTCGGGTCGGAAGTGGCGGTGGGCGCCGACGCGCTCTTCGCCGACTACAAGCCCACCACCGCTTTCCTCTTCCCCGGCCAG GGTGCCCAAACTGTTGGAATGGGTGCAGAAGCTCAGAGCGTTCCAGCAGCTGCCAAACTGTTTAACCATGCAAATGACATACTTGG ATATGACTTGTTGGATCTTTGCACCAATGGACCAAAAGAAAAGCTTGACTCAACGGTGATCAGTCAG CCAGCTATATATGTTACCAGCCTTGCAGCAGTAGAGGTACTACGTGCACGCGATGGAGGCAAAGATGTGATCAACTCTGTTGATGTTACGTGCGGTCTCAGCTTGGGAGAATACACTGCCCTTGCATTTGCTGGAGCTTTTAG CTTTGAGGATGGACTGAAGCTTGTCAAGCTAAGAGGTGAAGCTATGCAG GATGCTTCAGATGCTGCCAATAGTGCGATGGTTAGTGTGATTGGTCTAGATTCAGAAAAGGTGCAACAGTTATGTGATGCTGCTAATGAGGAAGTAGATGAAAAGGAAAGAGTTCAGATAGCAAACTTTCTCTGCCCT GGGAATTATGCAGTTTCCGGTGGTGTTAAAGGTATTGAAATGGTTGAAGCCAAAGCCAAGTCCTTCAAGGCCAGAATGACG GTTCGCCTAGCTGTTGCTGGTGCGTTCCATACTAGCTTCATGCAACCAGCCGTTTCAAGATTGGAGTCTGCACTGGCTGCCACTGAGATTAGAACACCGAGAATTCCAGTCATCTCCAATGTTGATGCACAGCCCCATTCAGATCCTGACACAATCAAGCAGATTTTGGCGCGGCAG GTAACCTCTCCTGTACAATGGGAGACCACTGTGAAGACTCTTATGGGCAAGGGGCTTGAGAAAAGTTATGAACTCGGACCAGGAAAG GTTATAGCAGGTATTCTCAAGAGGATCAACAAAGGCGCTAGCATTGAGAACATCGGTGCTTGA
- the LOC101784981 gene encoding 40S ribosomal protein S7, which produces MYTARKKIQKEKGLEPSEFEDSVAQAFFDLENSNQEIKSDLKDLYINNAIQMDVAGNRKAVVIHVPYRLRKAFRKIHVRLVRELEKKFSGKDVVIVATRRIVRPPKKGSAVQRPRTRTLTAVHDGILEDVVYPAEIVGKRVRYRLDGAKIIKIFLDPKERNNTEYKLETFTAVYRRLCGKDVVFEYPVAENA; this is translated from the exons ATGTACACCGCGAGGAAGAAGATCCAGAAGGAGAAGGGCCTCGAGCCCTCTGAGTTCGAGGACTCCGTCGCTCAG GCTTTCTTTGACCTGGAGAACAGCAACCAGGAGATCAAGAGCGACCTCAAGGACCTCTACATCAACAATGCTAT CCAGATGGATGTTGCCGGGAACAGGAAGGCTGTTGTGATCCACGTCCCATACCGTCTGCGCAAGGCCTTCAGGAAGATCCATGTCAGGCTCGTCAGGGAGCTGGAGAAAAAATTCAGTGGCAAG GATGTTGTAATTGTTGCCACAAGAAGGATTGTGAGGCCACCCAAGAAGGGTTCAGCTGTTCAGCGTCCTCGCACTAGGACTCTGACTGCTGTTCATGATGGAATCTTGGAGGATGTTGTCTACCCAGCTGAGATTGTGGGGAAGCGTGTCAGATACCGTTTGGATGGTGCCAAGATCATCAAG ATCTTCTTGGACCCAAAGGAGAGGAACAACACCGAATACAAGCTGGAGACCTTCACTGCAGTCTACCGCAGGCTTTGTGGGAAGGACGTGGTCTTTGAGTACCCTGTTGCTGAAAACGCATAA
- the LOC101784579 gene encoding uncharacterized protein At5g01610 — translation MDEIMNKVGTYWLGQRANKEISSAGDDIESLSTSVGDGAKWLVNKLKGKMQKPLSDLLKEHGLPVGLFPREATNYEFEPETRRLTVHIPSPCEVGYRDGSELRFDATVTGTLGDGRLTEVEGIKTKVLVWARVTAVKADAAKVHFTAGIKRSRSRDAYEVVRGGITVDEF, via the exons ATGGACGAGATCATGAACAAGGTGGGCACCTACTGGCTCGGGCAGAGGGCCAACAAGGAGATCTCGTCGGCCGGCGACGACATCGAG TCGCTCTCGACCAGCGTCGGGGATGGCGCGAAATGGCTGGTGAACAAGCTGAAAGGCAAGATGCAGAAGCCGCTGTCGGACCTGCTCAAGGAGCACGGCCTGCCGGTGGGGCTCTTCCCGCGGGAGGCCACCAACTACGAGTTCGAGCCGGAGACGCGGCGCCTGACGGTGCACATCCCGTCCCCCTGCGAGGTCGGCTACCGCGACGGCTCCGAGCTGCGGTTCGACGCCACGGTGACCGGCACGCTGGGCGACGGCCGCCTCACGGAGGTGGAGGGGATCAAGACCAAGGTGCTCGTCTGGGCCAGGGTCACCGCCGTCAAGGCCGACGCCGCCAAGGTGCACTTCACGGCCGGGATCAAGAGGTCGCGCAGCCGGGACGCGTACGAGGTCGTCAGGGGCGGCATCACCGTCGACGAGTTCTAG
- the LOC101784178 gene encoding mitoferrin, translating into MAADYRTPDRLLPAAAEEPAAPPGPPPKPVLSAPAVPAATHDGLRFWQYMLAGSVAGVVEHTAMFPVDTLKTHMQAGAPPCRPALSLGAALRNAVAGEGGALALYRGLPAMALGAGPAHAVYFSVYEFAKSALTDRLGPNNPAAHAASGVLATIASDAVFTPMDTVKQRLQLTSSPYTGVGHCIRTVLRDEGPGAFFVSYRTTVIMNAPYTAVHFATYEAAKRMLGDMAADEESLAVHATAGAAAGALAAAVTTPFDVVKTQLQCQGVCGCERFSSSSIGDVFRTIIKRDGYSGIMRGWKPRMLFHAPAAAICWSTYEASKSFFERLNEERRK; encoded by the exons ATGGCTGCGGACTACCGCACCCCCGACCGgctcctgcccgccgccgccgaggagccggcggcgcctcCGGGGCCCCCGCCCAAGCCGGTGCTTAGCGCCCCCGCCGTCCCCGCGGCCACCCACGACGGCCTCCGCTTCTGGCAGTACATGCTCGCCGGctccgtcgccggcgtcgtcgagcACACGGCGATGTTCCCCGTCGACACCCTCAAGACCCACATGCAGGCCGGCGCGCCACCCTGCCGCCCGGCGCTGTCGCTGGGGGCCGCCCTGCGCAACGCCGTGgcgggggagggcggcgcgctCGCGCTCTACCGGGGCCTCCCCGCCATGGCGCTCGGCGCCGGGCCCGCCCACGCCGTCTACTTCTCCGTGTACGAGTTCGCCAAGTCGGCCCTCACCGACCGCCTCGGCCCCAACAACCCCGCCGCGCACGCCGCATCCGGGGTGCTCGCGACCATCGCCAGCGACGCGGTCTTCACGCCCATGGACACGGTCAAGCAGCGGCTGCAGCTCACCAGCAGCCCCTATACCGGCGTCGGGCACTGCATCCGCACCGTGCTGCGCGACGAGGGGCCCGGCGCGTTCTTCGTGTCCTACCGGACCACCGTCATCATGAACGCGCCCTACACCGCAGTCCACTTCGCCACCTACGAGGCGGCCAAGCGGATGCTTGGGGACATGGCCGCCGACGAGGAGTCCCTCGCTGTGCACGCCACGGCTGGGGCCGCAGCTGGAGCACTTGCGGCGGCGGTCACCACGCCGTTCGACGTTGTCAAGACGCAGCTACAGTGCCAG GGTGTCTGCGGCTGTGAGCGCTTCTCAAGCAGCTCAATAGGAGATGTGTTTAGAACAATCATAAAACGAGACGGATATTCTGGGATAATGAGGGGATGGAAGCCAAGAATGCTGTTCCATGCACCTGCAGCTGCGATTTGTTGGTCCACGTATGAGGCCTCAAAGTCATTTTTCGAAAGGTTGAATGAGGAAAGGCGGAAATAG
- the LOC101783634 gene encoding uncharacterized protein LOC101783634: MPTTTEPRLPLPPPPLLLLLLFAAACSCGLAGAAGGERGGGSCDLSVERGGALYSFALAAPMPAHRHGVLSEDGFYKVAVNDSTLWFQLCDEMLFNFDPPMCLNCEDCGGPLRCGTQCSALVSNNMGGYDVCTTIGSLSKSHISLIDESNPRKGIVVKMFSPKCSISVSVLCDSSVAQVPDKFVVSGRCDYATTFKHPSGCARSVSASGSGWGWLGTLFITIMSLLGGYILLGAVYRYYFLGLHSVEAIPNLDFWISLPRRIKTMFVPATRSRISYNRDGLGAYAPANH; encoded by the exons atGCCGACGACTACGGAACCacgcctgccgctgccgccgccgccgctcctgctgctgctcctcttcGCGGCCGCCTGCAGCTGCGGCCTCGCTGGCGCGGCGGGAGGCGAGCGCGGAGGCGGCTCCTGCGATCTCTCCGTCGAGCGGGGCGGAGCACTCTACAGCTTCGCCCTCGCGGCGCCGATGCCAGCGCACCGCCACGGCGTCCTCAGCGAGGACGG GTTTTACAAAGTGGCTGTGAATGATTCCACACTTTGGTTCCAG CTGTGCGATGAAATGCTATTCAACTTTGACCCACCGATGTGTCTTAATTGTGAG GACTGCGGCGGTCCATTGAGGTGTGGAACCCAGTGTAGTGCACTTGTGTCAAATAATATGGGAG GGTATGATGTTTGCACAACCATTGGGAGTCTATCTAAATCCCATATATCTCTAATTG ATGAGAGTAATCCTCGAAAGGGTATTGTTGTTAAGATGTTCTCGCCAAAGTGTTCTATTTCTGTTTCTGTCCTTTGTGATTCAAGTGTAGCCCAA GTACCGGACAAATTTGTTGTATCTGGTCGTTGTGATTAT GCTACAACATTTAAGCACCCTTCTGGTTGTGCAAGATCTGTTTCTGCTTCTGGAAGTGGCTGGGGATGGTTAGGCACTTTGTTCATAAC AATTATGTCCCTTCTTGGAGGGTACATTTTGCTTGGAGCAGTTTACAGATATTATTTCCTTGGCCTTCATTCTGTAGAG GCCATTCCAAACCTGGATTTTTGGATCAGTTTGCCCCGACGAATTAAG ACCATGTTTGTTCCTGCAACAAGAAGCCGCATAAGTTATAACAGAGATGGTCTAGGCGCATATGCCCCTGCAAACCATTGA
- the LOC101781227 gene encoding egg cell-secreted protein 1.3, which yields MAFPDMPLAVLSCLALLAATAASHRPSPLSTATSAPVPASAPAVAGLVERLQGEGSQQCWEALVEIKSCTGEIILYLLNGEAYLGPGCCRAIRVVEHSCWAADAMLSVIGFTPEEGDMLKGYCDAGDDSGGGQNGASPPQRAAAAADGVAARESVAAVEGRKSASVHR from the coding sequence ATGGCTTTCCCCGACATGCCCTTGGCCGTGCTCTCCTGCCTGGCTCTGCTcgccgcgacggcggcctcGCACCGTCCATCGCCGCTGTCGACGGCGACGTCCGCACCCGTGCCGGCTTcggcgccggccgtggccgGCCTGGTGGAGCGGCTGCAGGGCGAGGGGTCGCAGCAGTGCTGGGAGgcgctggtggagatcaagtcGTGCACGGGCGAGATCATCCTGTACCTCCTCAACGGCGAGGCGTACCTGGGGCCCGGGTGCTGCCGCGCCATCCGCGTCGTCGAGCACAGCTGCTGGGCCGCCGACGCCATGCTGTCCGTCATCGGCTTCACCCCCGAGGAGGGGGACATGCTCAAGGGATACtgcgacgccggcgacgacagcggcggcgggcagaATGGCGCGTCGCCGCCTCAGCgtgctgccgcggccgccgacggcgtTGCTGCACGCGAGAGCGTCGCTGCTGTGGAGGGAAGGAAGAGCGCCTCGGTGCACCGTTGA